A single window of Venturia canescens isolate UGA chromosome 3, ASM1945775v1, whole genome shotgun sequence DNA harbors:
- the LOC122407768 gene encoding uncharacterized protein isoform X2, whose translation MMSWLFGKKKHRESPPETPEEPNNAQSEDYIIVEKEENPTPLGPSGSLYPQLGPTPYPPAIVQQQSQSSESQSYISGIPFKLSKTLNSDFEVERLRIDEITSFVHQIINEDYDYEFNLERSVINEMDSGVE comes from the exons ATG ATGTCTTGGCTTTTCggtaaaaaaaagcatcgGGAATCACCTCCAGAAACACCAGAGGAGCCCAACAATGCTCAATCGGAGGATTATATCATAGTGGAGAAAGAGGAGAATCCCACGCCACTTGGGCCATCGGGGAGTCTTTATCCACAACTCGGTCCAACTCCGTATCCTCCTGCAATAGTGCAGCAACAGAGCCAATCGTCAGAATCTCAAAGTTACATCAGTGGAATTCCTTTCAAGCTTAGCAAAACTCTGAACAGCGATTTTGAAGTCGAAAGGCTTAGGATCGACGAAATAACGTCATTCGTTCATCAAATAATTAACGAAGATTATGATTACGAGTTTAATTTGGAAAGGAGCGTCATCAATGAAATGGACAGTGGTGTCGAATAA
- the LOC122407768 gene encoding uncharacterized protein isoform X3 → MSWLFGKKKHRESPPETPEEPNNAQSEDYIIVEKEENPTPLGPSGSLYPQLGPTPYPPAIVQQQSQSSESQSYISGIPFKLSKTLNSDFEVERLRIDEITSFVHQIINEDYDYEFNLERSVINEMDSGVE, encoded by the coding sequence ATGTCTTGGCTTTTCggtaaaaaaaagcatcgGGAATCACCTCCAGAAACACCAGAGGAGCCCAACAATGCTCAATCGGAGGATTATATCATAGTGGAGAAAGAGGAGAATCCCACGCCACTTGGGCCATCGGGGAGTCTTTATCCACAACTCGGTCCAACTCCGTATCCTCCTGCAATAGTGCAGCAACAGAGCCAATCGTCAGAATCTCAAAGTTACATCAGTGGAATTCCTTTCAAGCTTAGCAAAACTCTGAACAGCGATTTTGAAGTCGAAAGGCTTAGGATCGACGAAATAACGTCATTCGTTCATCAAATAATTAACGAAGATTATGATTACGAGTTTAATTTGGAAAGGAGCGTCATCAATGAAATGGACAGTGGTGTCGAATAA
- the LOC122407768 gene encoding uncharacterized protein isoform X1 has protein sequence MKMSWLFGKKKHRESPPETPEEPNNAQSEDYIIVEKEENPTPLGPSGSLYPQLGPTPYPPAIVQQQSQSSESQSYISGIPFKLSKTLNSDFEVERLRIDEITSFVHQIINEDYDYEFNLERSVINEMDSGVE, from the exons ATG AAGATGTCTTGGCTTTTCggtaaaaaaaagcatcgGGAATCACCTCCAGAAACACCAGAGGAGCCCAACAATGCTCAATCGGAGGATTATATCATAGTGGAGAAAGAGGAGAATCCCACGCCACTTGGGCCATCGGGGAGTCTTTATCCACAACTCGGTCCAACTCCGTATCCTCCTGCAATAGTGCAGCAACAGAGCCAATCGTCAGAATCTCAAAGTTACATCAGTGGAATTCCTTTCAAGCTTAGCAAAACTCTGAACAGCGATTTTGAAGTCGAAAGGCTTAGGATCGACGAAATAACGTCATTCGTTCATCAAATAATTAACGAAGATTATGATTACGAGTTTAATTTGGAAAGGAGCGTCATCAATGAAATGGACAGTGGTGTCGAATAA
- the LOC122407767 gene encoding transmembrane protein 222: MKDNDYLTRSSRSSMSNSPSVVDLKVDPARRKFPFCIVWTPIPGLTYLFPFIGHMGIATSTGIIRDFAGSYHVSEDRMAFGQPTKYWQLDYNHVRGGQDGWDSGVAEASAIYQTRTHNLCCDNCHSHVATALNIMNYKSSSNWNMVKLAFFMLIHGKYVSFWSFLKTWLPFLIIVGLIVLYCVFP, from the exons ATGAAAGACAATGATTATTTGACACGATCTTCGCGAAGTAGCATGTCAAATTCACCGTCTGTTGTGGATCTCAAAGTAGATCCAGCCAGAAGAAAGTTCCCATTCTGTATTGTTTGGACTCCGATACCTGGGCTGAC ATATTTGTTCCCATTTATTGGTCACATGGGAATAGCAACTTCGACAGGTATAATACGAGATTTTGCTGGCTCCTATCATGTGTCCGAAGACAGAATGGCATTTGGACAACCCACAAAATATTGGCAACTTGATTATAATCATGTAAGAGGCGGCCAAGATGGTTGGGATTCGGGTGTTGCAGAAGCTAGTGCTATTTATCAAACTAGAACG CACAACTTGTGTTGTGACAATTGTCACTCTCATGTTGCAACAGCTCTTAACATAATGAACTATAAAAGTTCTTCTAACTGGAATATGGTCAAATTGGCATTTTTTATGCTCATCCATGGAAAATATGTCAg TTTCTGGAGTTTCTTGAAGACTTGGTTACCGTTCTTGATCATCGTAGGTCTCATTGTGTTGTACTGTGTGTTTccatga